The Trichomycterus rosablanca isolate fTriRos1 chromosome 15, fTriRos1.hap1, whole genome shotgun sequence genome contains a region encoding:
- the LOC134328448 gene encoding NACHT, LRR and PYD domains-containing protein 3-like — protein sequence MWDVWFYLYPSLIKDTGPDLSSVSMKRNRSVDPLTYCKNKDCFTDPRPKKKKLNVTYRDQLESIFKELELKVINMLKNELNTFKKLLNEDYPACSDQEVKNVEDLSSFREGALKITLNVLKIMNQTDLANALQSKLLVPVNQKKLKSNLTEKCKKMRGGISQHGSSALLNEIFTELYITEGWSGDINNEHEVRQIEAASRRPAVQEIPIKCNDLFKNMSIRTVLTKGIAGIGKTVSVQKFIMDWAKGKENQDVIFIFPLPFRELNLMKQENLSLMELFHQFFPEIKDLSSLDCDAYKVLFIFDGLDECRLPLDFQNNERLCNITKSVKMDVLLTNLIKGNLLPSAHLWITTRPGAANQIPPECVDQVTEVRGFSDPQKEEYFRKRISDENLTSKIITHIKSSRSLYIMCHIPVFCWISASVLERILDGAEGKGIPKTLTQMFTYFLIFQIKHKEQKYHGKSDPDPHQTRESILALGKLAFQQLEKGNLIFYEEDLTECGIDVKNTSVYSGVCTQIFKKESGLHLGQVFSFVHLSVQEFLAALYVFLTFINKNRNVLVVQNTVFFGNTLSDFLKSAVDKALQSKNGHLDLFLRFLLGLLLESNQTLLRGLLPQTESGSYNKEETVKYIKKKISENPSPEKSINLFHCLNELNDDSLVQEVQKYLNRKGCVCHDELRLSPAQWSALVFVLLNSDQELNEFDLSKYYPSHEGLLKMLPLVKESRQAELVGCNLTEKSCEVLSSVLSLNSSSLKHLNLSNNKLKDLGVKLLSAGLENAHCKLEILKLCLCDLTEESCKVLSSVLSLNSSSLKHLNLGNNKLKDSGVKVLSAGLENPHCKSSNNARGKADLSVVPVLMLVNFVGKGSYKGLNFCSITDEGFTALASALKSNTSSRLRELQLNQNRPGESGVKLLKDLQVDPQCNLKELHVASGRGRHGLCPGGLAAVVSGLTVSVYPSEGAWVAAVSAG from the exons ATGTGGGATGTTTGGTTTTACTTGTACCCCAGTTTGATAAAGGATACAGGACCAGATCTGAGCTCCGTCTCTATGAAGAGGAACCGGTCAGTGGATCCTCTGACTTACTGTAAGAATAAAGACTGTTTTACTGATCCAAG accaaaaaagaagaaattaaatgttACTTACAGAGATCAGCTGGAATCTATATTCaag GAACTGGAGCTCAAAGTCATCAACATGTTAAAGAATGAATTAAACACGTTCAAAAAGCTCCTGAATGAAGATTACCCAGCATGCTCTGATCAGGAGGTGAAGAATGTGGAAGATCTGAGTAGTTTCAGAGAGGGGGCGCTAAAGATCACACTGAATGTTCTGAAGATTATGAACCAGACAGACCTCGCTAATGCCCTACAGAGTA aacttTTAGTCCCTGTAAATCAGAAAAAACTCAAATCCAACCTGacagagaaatgtaaaaaaatgaggGGAGGAATCTCTCAGCATGGAAGCTCAGCACTTCTGAATGAGATCTTCACAGAGCTCTACATCACAGAGGGTTGGAGTGGAGACAtcaataatgaacatgaggtcagacagattgaagcagcatccaggagaccAGCAGTACAGGAGATTCCCATCAAATGCAATGACCTCTTTAAAAACATGTccatcagaactgtgctgactaaaggaatcgctggaattggaaaaacagtctCAGTGCAGAAGTTCATTATGGACTGGGCTAAAGGAAAAGAAAATCAAGACGTCATCTTCATATTTCCActtccttttagagagctgaaCTTGATGAAGCAGGAAAATCTCAGTTTGATGGAACTTTTTCATCAGTTTTTCCCAGAAATAAAAGACCTATCATCATTAGACTGTGATGCTTATAAAGTTTTGTTCATctttgatggtctggatgagtgtcgacttcctctagattttcaaaataatgagcGATTGTGTAACATAACAAAGTCAGTAAAAATGGATGTGCTGCTGACAAACCTCATCAAGGGGAACTTGCTTCCCTCTGCTCACCTCTGGATCACCACTCGACCaggagcagccaatcagatccctCCTGAGTGTGTAGACCAGGTAACAGAGGTACGAGGGTTCAGTGACCCTCAGAAAGAGGAGTACTTCAGGAAGAGGATCAGTGATGAGAATCTGACTAGTAAAATCATCACTCACATAAAGTCATCaagaagcctctacatcatgtgtcacattccagtTTTCTGCTGGATCTCAGCCTCTGTTCTAGAGAGAATTCTGGATGGAGCCGAGGGAAAAGGGatccccaaaactctgactcaGATGTTCACTTACTTTCTGATCTTTCAGATAAAACACAAGGAACAAAAGTATCATGGGAAATCTGACCCTGATCCACACCAAACCAGAGAGTCGATACTGGCACTGGGAAAACTGGCCTTTCAACAGCTGGAgaaaggaaacctgatcttctatgaGGAAGACCTGACAGAGTGTGGCATTGATGTCAAAAACACATCAGTGTACTCAGGAGTCTGCACCCAAATCTTCAAAAAAGAGTCTGGACTGCACCTGGGTCAGgtcttcagctttgtgcacctgagtgttcaggagttcctggctgctttatatgtatttctcaccttcatcaacaaaaacagaaatgtgctgGTGGTGCAAAACACTGTATTCTTTGGAAACACTTTGTCTGACTTTCTGAAGAGTGCAGTGGACAAGGCCTTACAGAGTAAGAATGGACACCTGGATCTTTTCCTCCGCTTCCTTTTGGGTCTCTTGCTGGAGTCCAATCAGACTCTCTTACGAGGCCTACTGCCACAAACAGAAAGTGGCTCTTACAACAAAGAGGAAACAGTCAAGTACATCAAGAAAAAGATTAGTGAGAATCCCTCTCCAGagaaatccatcaatctgttccactgtctgaatgaactgaacGATGATTCTCTAGTGCAGGAGGTCCAAAAATACCTGAACAGAAAAGGTTGTGTTTGTCACGATGAACTTCGTCTGTCTCCTGCTCAGTGGTCGgctctggtgtttgtgttgctgaacTCAGATCAGGAGCTGAATGAGTTTGATTTAAGTAAATATTATCCATCACATGAAGGTCTTCTGAAGATGCTGCCATTGGTGAAAGAATCGAGACAAGCTGA GTTGGTTGGTTGTAACCtaacagagaaaagttgtgaagttctgtcctcagttctcagtttaaactcctccagtctgaaacatctgaacctgagtaacaataaactgaaggatttaggagtgaagctgctctctgctggactggagaatgcacactgtaaactggagatactgaa gttgtgtctgtgtgatctaacagaggaaagttgtaaagttctgtcctcagttctcagtttaaactcctccagtctgaaacatctgaacctgggtaacaataaactgaaggattcaggagtgaaggtgctctctgctggactggagaatccacactgtaaa TCCAGTAACAATGCTAGAGGAAAGGCTGACCTCAGTGTGgttccagttctgatgctcgtAAATTTTGTAGGGAAGGGAAGCTACAAGGG GTTAAATTTCTGCAGtattacagatgaaggttttactGCTCTTGCTTCAGCTCTGAAATCAAATACATCATCACGTCTGAGAGAACTGCAACTGAACCAAAATCGTCCAGGAGAAtcaggagtaaaactgctcAAAGATCTACAGGTGGATCCACAATGTAACCTGAAGGAACTACA CGTCGCCAGTGGGAGGGGCCGGCACGGGCTTTGCCCAGGGGGCCTTGCGGCCGTGGTGTCCGggcttaccgtcagcgtgtatcccagtgaAGGGGcctgggtggctgcggtgagtgCTGGATAG